The genomic region ACTCATTGTTGAGTATGTCGACAATCCCGAGGAGAATAAAAAATCGTTTGTCAACGGCTGGTATTACACCGGCGACAAGGTCCGGTCCGATGACGACGGGTACTTCTGGTTCGTGGGACGTGACGACGATGTTATCAAAAGCTCGGGATACCGGATCGGCCCGTTTGAGGTCGAGAGCGCATTGATCGAACACCCGGCCGTACAGGAAGCCGCGGTGGTTGGATCCCCGGACCGGATCCGCGGCCTGATCGTCAAGGCGTTTGTTGTCCTCAACAGCGGAACCGAACCCTCCGAGTCCCTGGTCCGCGAGCTCAAAAATTATGTCAAGAGAACCACCGCCCCCTACAAGTACCCCCGTGAAATCGAGTTTGTCCGGGATCTGCCCAAAACAATCTCCGGCAAGATCAAGAGAAACGAACTCCGGGCTGCTGAGATCAAAAAATACCAGGATAAGAACTAATCCCTTTTTTGGTTCACTTCTTTTTTGCATTATCATGCGCATAAGACCGGGCATCGGTTACTCAGTTTCATATGGTATATGGACGAGTTTTGGTGTATCAAAGAATCGAAAAGCGTAATAAGTGCACCACTAAATGAATCTATATGGTGCGATATTCCATCACGATGGACGACAATCTCACGCAGTCCATCGATAAATCCTGCGAGAAGAGAAAAATATCCCGGTCGGACTGGATCTCGGAGGCCTGCTCTACCCAGGTGAGTGCCCATGCGGGAAGCCCGATCATCGGCTCATCCACCCTCCCGTCTGCCGGTCCCGTGTTAAGCCCGGATCATCATAACATTCCCGACTATGAAGAGATGTACAGGAATTTCAACATCGAAGTTCCTGAATATTTTAATTTTGGGTTCGATATCATCGATGCCTGGGCCCACAAGGACCGGAACAAACTTGCAATGATCTGGGTGAACCAGGAAGGCGTGGAGAAGAAGTTCACGTTCTGGGACTTAATGCGCCTCTCGAACCAGATCGTGAACATGCTCATCAAGTACGGCGTCAACAAAGGCGACCGGGTCCTGATCATGCTCCCCCGCGTTCCGGAATGGTGGACTTTCACCCTCGGGCTCATCAAGCGTGGTGCAGTCTATTGTCCTGCCCCCACCATGCTCACGCAGAAAGACCTCAAATACCGGATAAACCTTGCCGATATCAAGATGGTCATCACCATGCAGGAGCATGCCGACAAGATCGATGAGATTGCAAAGGAGTGCCCGTCGCTCACCTGCCGGATGCTCATCGATGGAAAGCGGCCCGGCTGGATCAGCTACCCGGTTGAGCTGGATTACCCGGCTCCGGTATCGGCAAAGCTGGTCAACCTGCCCGGCATGAAAAAGACCAAGAGCACCGATCCGCTGGTCATCTTCTTTACCTCGGGAACGACCGGAGAACCCAAGATGGTGGTGCACGAACAGAGCTACCCGCTGGGTCATATCGTCACTGCCCGGTTCTGGCATGACCTGCGCATGAACGATCTGCATTTCACCCTCTCCGACACCGGGTGGGCCAAGAGTGCCTGGGGCAAGTTCTACGGCCAGTGGATTGAGGGATCCGCCATCTTCGTGTACGATATCCGCAGCAAGTTCAATGCAACCGAGATCCTTCCCCTCATTGAAAAGTACGGGGTTACCACGTTCTGCTGCCCGCCTACGATCTACCGGATGCTCATCCTTGCCGATCTCGACAAGTTCGATTTCACCGAACTGCGCCACTGCGTGAGTGCCGGAGAACCGCTCAATCCGGAAGTGATCAAGGCCTGGAAGGATGCAACGGGTCTCACCATCTACGAAGGGTACGGCCAGACCGAGACCGTGCTCTGCATCGGGACCTTCCCCGGCATGCAGCCCAAGTTCGGGTCCATGGGGAGACCCTCCCCGAGCTGGAAGATCGAGCTTCACGATGATCATGGCAAACCGGTCGGGCTTCATGAAGAAGGCCGGATCGCGATCAGCGTAAAACCACGGCCGGTCGGCATGTTCCGCGAGTACCTCAACAACGAAGATGAGAACAAGAAATCGTTCATCGGCGACTGGTATTACACCGGGGACAAGGCGTACAAGGATGAGGATGGTTATCTCTGGTTCATTGGCCGGGATGACGACGTGATCAAGGCATCCGGTTACCGGATCGGCCCGTTCGAGGTCGAGAGTGCATTGATCGAACACCCTGCCGTGCAGGAAGCCGCAGTCGTGGGATCCCCCGATGATATCCGCGGCCTGATCGTCAAAGCGTTCATCATCTTAAAACCCGATGTCAAGCCCTCGGAAAGTCTCATCCGTGAGATCCAGACCCATGTCAAGAACGTGACTGCTCCCTACAAATATCCCCGGGCCATTGAGTTTGTCGACTCCCTTCCCAAGACCATCTCCGGCAAGATCCGGAGAAACGAGCTCCGCGAGCGGGAGATGAAGAAATATACAAGCGAGAGCAACAACATCAGGAAGTCCTGATTCCTCTCCCTCATTTACCCTACCTTTATTAAATCCAAAACGTAATCTATACAGGCGCGAGGGAAACCGGGCCAGGATCGCTGGAACGGGTTCCCGTAATATGTCCATCAGGACACGCGTATTTGCGCATCAGCAGACCCCGGGAGGGTAGCCAAGCCAGGTCAACGGCGCCAGGTTCAGGGCCTGGTCTCGCAGGAGTTCTTGGGTTCGAATCCCATCCCTCCCATCATTTTTACAGATTTTTTTCGGCATGAAATCCTTGATGTATCCAGAACGCAGACATACTGTTCCAGCAACGAACCATGGACAAACATTTTTTCCGGTACGGGTCTGCCGAAATTAACCATTTGAAAAAACGTGACAAAAAACTCGGGCTTGCCATAGACCGGATTGGCATGATCGAGCGCACGGTTACACCGGACCCGTTTGCCGCTCTCGCAGCCAGCATCGTTGCCCAGCAGATCTCGGCAAAGGCTGCCGATACGGTCTGGAACCGGATGCAGGAACGGTTCGGGACGATCAGCCCGGAGACTCTTGCATCGGCATCCCCGGAAGAGATCCGGCAGTGCGGCATGTCACACAAGAAAGCCGGGTATATCCACGGCATCGGAACCGCCGTTGTCCGGGGCGATCTGGATTTTTCCGAGTTTGCAACCCTCCCCGACAGCGGGATCATCGACCGCCTCACTGAGCTGCACGGGGTAGGGGTCTGGACTGCCGAGATGCTGCTCATCTTCTCGCTGGAGCGGCCCGATGTCGTGAGCTGGAACGATCTTGCTATCCGCCGGGGGATGATGAACCTGTACGGACTTGAGACCCTCAGCAGGGATCAGTTCGTGCGGTACCGGAAACGCTATTCCCCGTACGGCTCCGTTGCATCGCTCTATCTCTGGGCGATCTCGCATGAGTAACAGGAACTGCCTGCCGGCAACCATTCTCCGCGTGGGTCAGCTTCGTCACGATCTTCTCGGATCCCGCCAGCTAACATGAAAGTTTTATTGCATTCTGCCCTGCAATCTGCCTCCGGACCTGACGGATAGTATCACCGTTCAGCAACTGCCCAGGCGCCTGAATGATTGAATGCATTGTCAAATTTTTTTCGACACGTCCCCTTTCATGACATATTTCACCGTCAGGAAGATCACAACGGCCACAATCACGAAATCGATGATTGCACCTACGAAATCGCCGGCAAGGAACTTGATCGGGCCGACCTGAAATACTGCTTCCCGCCAGTTCCCTCCCGGAGTGAGGACTGCCACGATCGGCATGATGACATCGGTAACCGTGGAGTTGACCAGTTTTGTTGCAGCCGCACCGATCACGAATGCAACGGCAAGCCCGATGACCTGGTACTTCTGGAGGAATTCCATGAACTCCTGGTTGAAACCTTTGGCCCCCTGGCCAATCGCCATCACGCCGCCGCCAATTGCTTTTTCTGCATCTTTGAGATCCTTTTCAGCCATGATATTTCACCTGCGCAAATCCCGGAGTGGACCGGCATCCTGCACATGCGTGAATTATTGAGAAATCCTATATCAGGTTTTGTATTGCCGGGATTCTGCCCGTTACTAGTCTGCGAAAAAAATCCTGTTGTAAAAAAGGGAACCGGTCGGGATCAGACCAGCGGTTCCGGCTGCTTGTCCCCAAGCGCCGGGAGTTTTGTCGGCTTGACGAGAAGCTGCTCATCGGAACAGCGGATCTTCTCGATGATGAGTTCCTTTCCCGCCCGGGTGATGGCAAAGATCGGGATGGCAATGCCGGCCTGCACCAGGGCCTTTTTCCCGGCAATCTCGCGGATGGTCTTCGAGGCACAGCTGGTGACGAGATCCGATGCTGCGACCAGCATCTCTGCGTCCCCTGCGGAGAGCCCGGTGACATGGACCCCGAAGATGAGGGTCCCCGGGTGTATCCTGCGGATCGCGGCTGCATTCTCCGGCAGGGCAACGGTGACTGCGATCTTCCGGAACCCTTTCTCAACAGCAAGGGCTACTCCGGCCAGCTGGTCGAGCGAGGCGTTCTCCCGGTCCAGGACAAACCCGCCATGGGCTTCAATCCGGTCCATCACGGATGGATACGGAGTTGTTGAGACGAGGCCGGACATCCGGCCCCCAATGCCCTGGACGAGAGCCGGCGTTGTGACAACAATGGTCCCGGCCCCGTCGCAGGCCAGGACCACGGCATCGATGAGCCCGGCAGCAAGGCCGAAACTGAGGATCTCGGATGCGCCGAATCCGACAAACTCCCGGTTGTCCAGGACTTCCCGGTCCGGCGTGCACATGCCAAACGCCTTGATCCGGTGTTCGATATTGGCTTTCACGGACTCTGACTTGATGTCCGGAACCGGGTACGCAAACCTTTTTGCCAGCGGGCAGTCGCGGATCTGCGCCTCGCCAACCTCGGTCACCACCCCGTTGCGGACAACTACCCGGCATCTCCCGATAGCCTCGATAACATGTTCGTCTCTTCCCGTATCTCTGGTCACGCCTGAGTTCCCCCTCACTGCCGGATCTCTTCTCTTTCAAGGAGTATCTGTTTATTGGTTGCGGATCCGATTGCATCAACTGATCCTCCTGCCGGGTTTTTTTCCCAGCCACGCTGGTCCAGGCGCTCAGGGACCGGGACGGGCAGACCCGGAAGCCCGTGTCTGCCGCAAACCTCCAAACACATATGTCCGACCCTGCCGATAATTCTGCATGAGTACCGTATCAAGGCTCTGGGAGATCGACTGTGCCCGGGGCATCGCGATCCTCATGATGATCGTCTTCCACACGGTATTCGACCTCAGTTTTTTCGGGATAGCTGCGGTCAATGTTGCAACCGGGTTCTGGCGGTATTTTGCCTATTCCACGGCAGCGCTCTTCCTTGTCATTGTCGGGATATCCCTTGTGGTATCGCATGCGAGGGCCGGACAGACGCTCTCCGGCCTCCCGCTTGCAAAGAAATTCGTGCTCCGGGGGGCGGGTATTTTTGCGCTCGGCCTCCTGGTCACGCTGGCAACATACCTGTACCTGCACGAAGGTTTCGTGATCTTCGGCATCCTGCACCTGATAGGCGTTGCAGTGATGCTCTCCCCCCTCTTCTTCCGGTTCGGGAAAGGAAATATCCTGATCGGGCTTGGGATCATCCTTGCAGGATTCTGTATTGCCGGGATCCAGGGGCCGGCGTATCTCATCCCGCTCGGCCTCACTCCGCCAGCCTTTTCAAGTGTGGATTACACGCCGCTTTTGCCGTGGCTGGGGGTTGTACTGGTCGGGATGGGAGCCGGGGAATTCCTGTACCGGGGCGGGGTCCGCCGGTTTGGTATCCGAACCCTGCCGGATCTGTTCGTGATCCCGCTCTCGTTCCTTGGCCGTCACTCGCTCGTGATCTACCTGGTGCACCAGCCCGTCATCATCCTGCTCCTGGCCGCGGTGACCGGGGTTCCGGTTCTCTGATATCCGGGCGGGCTACCTTGATTCGAGATCCCGACCCCCCGCAACCGGGACCGTTCCGGTTCGGCCGCCGCATGTGGATGTTGCGCCGGATCTTCCCATCATTAGATACGCGATGAGCGCCAATATATGGACAACCAATAACGGTTTTGTTGTAGGATCAGTTCCCTTCTGACTAGCCCTGTCGGGCAGTTCACTCCTCCTCTCGCAAAAAACCCTTTTTGTAGGAAAATTCCCGGGCAAGAGAGACACCTGTCCGAATGCACCGGGACCTGAAAAAATGGATAATTCACATGAAAGAACAAAGTAAAAAACCAGAAGTCAACGGCACCCGGGCCGGCTATATCATCCGGTTCACCTGCCCGTCCTGTTCATCCGAAAATATTATTGTCAGCCGCTCGCCCCGGGATCATTTCAAGGAGCGGCGGGATGCGAGCTGCAGCAGCTGCCGGAAGCGGTCATCCGTATTCACTCCCGACGCAATGCCACGGCGGCATTCGCAGCCCATCTCAACCACGGGGATCGGAACCCGGTCCTGAGACCCCGTTCGATTCTGGAAAGTATTTCTAGATGATCGTCCAAGAGATCTATTCAATCTGATTCAGGCGACACTGATGACTGGAGTTAAAGGCCATTTTGAACAGGGACGATGGGTGGAGGACAAAGAACCCGTTCCCGCTCCCACCGTGACCCCGACCCCTATCGATGCAAGGATCAACAGCGCAACAACCGCGATTCTGGATGCCATGGACGATATCGCGAACGTTACCCGGGACCTGGTGACGAGCGAAGAAGGCAAGAAGTATATCGAGAAGACGGTTGCGGATTCGACAACCCAGGTCCAGAAATCGATCCAGGATCTTCTGGCCCGGGCAAAATCTGATCTCGACCGGTCCATGAAATCGCTGAAATAAGCCGGGGAACCGGGGCCAGGCGCCCCACACCCTCGGTCGTCGCGATGAGGCATCGTCTCTCGGTATCTCACTCTGCCCGGGACTTCCCTTCCGGAAGAATCCGGCCTGCCGGCTCATTACATAACCACCCTTTTTTATCCTGCCGCCCTATATCAGGGCATGGATACGACCTCCCCGG from uncultured Methanoregula sp. harbors:
- a CDS encoding AMP-binding protein produces the protein MVRYSITMDDNLTQSIDKSCEKRKISRSDWISEACSTQVSAHAGSPIIGSSTLPSAGPVLSPDHHNIPDYEEMYRNFNIEVPEYFNFGFDIIDAWAHKDRNKLAMIWVNQEGVEKKFTFWDLMRLSNQIVNMLIKYGVNKGDRVLIMLPRVPEWWTFTLGLIKRGAVYCPAPTMLTQKDLKYRINLADIKMVITMQEHADKIDEIAKECPSLTCRMLIDGKRPGWISYPVELDYPAPVSAKLVNLPGMKKTKSTDPLVIFFTSGTTGEPKMVVHEQSYPLGHIVTARFWHDLRMNDLHFTLSDTGWAKSAWGKFYGQWIEGSAIFVYDIRSKFNATEILPLIEKYGVTTFCCPPTIYRMLILADLDKFDFTELRHCVSAGEPLNPEVIKAWKDATGLTIYEGYGQTETVLCIGTFPGMQPKFGSMGRPSPSWKIELHDDHGKPVGLHEEGRIAISVKPRPVGMFREYLNNEDENKKSFIGDWYYTGDKAYKDEDGYLWFIGRDDDVIKASGYRIGPFEVESALIEHPAVQEAAVVGSPDDIRGLIVKAFIILKPDVKPSESLIREIQTHVKNVTAPYKYPRAIEFVDSLPKTISGKIRRNELREREMKKYTSESNNIRKS
- a CDS encoding DNA-3-methyladenine glycosylase, with translation MKKRDKKLGLAIDRIGMIERTVTPDPFAALAASIVAQQISAKAADTVWNRMQERFGTISPETLASASPEEIRQCGMSHKKAGYIHGIGTAVVRGDLDFSEFATLPDSGIIDRLTELHGVGVWTAEMLLIFSLERPDVVSWNDLAIRRGMMNLYGLETLSRDQFVRYRKRYSPYGSVASLYLWAISHE
- a CDS encoding MscL family protein, which translates into the protein MAEKDLKDAEKAIGGGVMAIGQGAKGFNQEFMEFLQKYQVIGLAVAFVIGAAATKLVNSTVTDVIMPIVAVLTPGGNWREAVFQVGPIKFLAGDFVGAIIDFVIVAVVIFLTVKYVMKGDVSKKI
- a CDS encoding methanogenesis marker 8 protein: MTRDTGRDEHVIEAIGRCRVVVRNGVVTEVGEAQIRDCPLAKRFAYPVPDIKSESVKANIEHRIKAFGMCTPDREVLDNREFVGFGASEILSFGLAAGLIDAVVLACDGAGTIVVTTPALVQGIGGRMSGLVSTTPYPSVMDRIEAHGGFVLDRENASLDQLAGVALAVEKGFRKIAVTVALPENAAAIRRIHPGTLIFGVHVTGLSAGDAEMLVAASDLVTSCASKTIREIAGKKALVQAGIAIPIFAITRAGKELIIEKIRCSDEQLLVKPTKLPALGDKQPEPLV
- a CDS encoding heparan-alpha-glucosaminide N-acetyltransferase — protein: MSTVSRLWEIDCARGIAILMMIVFHTVFDLSFFGIAAVNVATGFWRYFAYSTAALFLVIVGISLVVSHARAGQTLSGLPLAKKFVLRGAGIFALGLLVTLATYLYLHEGFVIFGILHLIGVAVMLSPLFFRFGKGNILIGLGIILAGFCIAGIQGPAYLIPLGLTPPAFSSVDYTPLLPWLGVVLVGMGAGEFLYRGGVRRFGIRTLPDLFVIPLSFLGRHSLVIYLVHQPVIILLLAAVTGVPVL